Within Methyloversatilis discipulorum, the genomic segment GCGCTGCACGAACTCGATCTGCGCCTGGTTGAGCCGCGGCAGCGTGCTGCAGACCAGCTTCAGCGCGCGCTCGGGAAAGAGGTCCTCCGGCTTGGTGCCGGCGATCTCGTGGTACAGCGCGCGATAGTTCTCCGGCGTCGGCTGCAGTTGACGCATGGCAAGCCGCCGCAGGGCTTCACGAGCGATTTCGAGCGGCTGCATGGCGTCTGACATGTGCGAGGTATTAACGGTTTGTAACGAATGCAAACTACGGCAATCGCCCTGAGGCCTTTAGGGGGAAGCCGTGCAAAATTTGTCACACGGCGCTGCAACGCCTGTGCGACCGATGTTCAGTCAACCAGGCCGTGCTTGAGACCGTAGTGGGTCAGTTCGGCATTGTTCTTCATGCGCATCTTCTCCAGCAGGCGGGCACGATAGACGCTGACCGTCTTGACGCTCAGATTCAGTTCCTCGCCGATCTGGGTCAGCGTCTTGCCCGAGGCGATCATCACCAGCGTCTGGTACTCGCGGTCGGACAGCTTTTCGTGCGGCGGGCGCTCGCTGTCGTCGGTGATGGCGTTGGCCAGTTCCATCGCCAGCGTCGGCGACACGTACTTCTTGCCGCTGGCGACCTGACGGATGGCGGTCACCAGCTGTTCCGGCGCACTCTGCTTGGTCAGGTAGCCCGAGGCGCCGGCCTTCAGCGCGCGGATGGCGTACTGGTCTTCCGGGTGCATCGACAGCACCAGCACCGGCAGTTTGGGAAACTCCTTGCGTACCAGCTTCAGCGTGTCGATGCCGTTGCGGTCGGGCATGGATACGTCCATCAGTACCATGTCGAAACTGCCGTCGCGCAGCTTGTGCATCGCCTCGACGCCGTTCTCCGCCTCGCCGGTGACCACCAGGTCGGGGCTGTCGGACAGGATCTGGCGCAGACCCGAGCGCACGATGGCGTGGTCGTCGGCGATCAGGATGCGGATGCTGCTCATCGTGCGAACTCCAGTACGGTGCGGCGGCAGGCCGGTACGCGCAGCAGCAGCCGGGTGCCGCCGCCGTCGCGGCCGCTCGCCTCGAAGCGGCCGTTCAGATGGGCGACCCGCTCGCGTATGCCGCGCAGGCCGAATGATTTGGGCTTGTTCAGATCGGTGGGCGCAAGACCGCGACCATCGTCGGCGATTTCCAGCACGATGTCGTCGTCTTCCTGCGTCAGCCTGACTTCGACCTTGTGCGCCTGCGCGTGCTTGGACACATTGGTCAGCGCTTCCTGGAACACGCGGAACAGCGCGATCGCCGTTTCCTCGTCCGGCTCGATGTCGTGGTCGATGCACAGCAGTTCGCACTGCAGGCCAGTGCGCGCCGAAAAATCCTCGGCATGGCTCTCGATCGCCGGCGCCAGCCCGAACTCCTTCAGGATGCCCGGGCGCAGTTCGCGTGCGATGCGGCCGACCGTGGTGATCGCGTCATCCACCAGCTTGCCCATGCTCTGCGAACGCGCGCGGATGGCGTCGGGGTCTGCGGCGGTCTTGTTCGCCAGCAGCGACACCTCGAACTTCAGCGCCACCAGCAGGCCGCCCAGTTCGTCGTGGATGTCGCGCGCGATCCGTTCGCGTTCCTCTTCCTTCGCCATCTGCAGATGCGAAGACAGCTCGGCGAGCTGTCCACGAGACTGGCGAAGTTCTCGCTCGGTCAGCTTGCTCTGCGTGATGTTGGAAACGATGCCTTCCCAGATCGGCACGCCTGAGGCGAGCAGGCGCGGCGACGAGCGCAGGTTCACCCATTTCACGTCGCCGTCCGGCAGCCGGATACGGCCTTCCCAGTTCACCGTCGATTGCGACTGCGCCGACTGCTTCATCGCGCGGTTCAGTTCCGGCATGTCTTCCGGCAGCACCATTTCGAGGAAGCGACCGGGTTGGGCGATCAGTTCAGACGGCTTCAGCGCGAGCAGGGCGAGGCAACCGTCGCTGACGAACAGGAAGCGCCAGCCGCCGTCGTCGTGGCGCAGCAACTGGAACACCATGCCGGGGATGTTGGCGGCCAGCGCGCGAAAGCGTGCTTCGCTGTCGCGCACGGCGTCGAGCGCACTGTGCCGCTCGGCGCGGTTGCGCGCCTCGCGCATTTCGCGCTCGACCGCCGGTACCAGGCGGTCGAGATTGGTCTTGCTCAGGTAATCGTGGGCGCCGGCGCGCATCGCCGACACCGCGATGTCTTCCTCGATCACGCCGGACACGATGATGAAGGGCAGATCCAGCCCCAGTTCCTGCAGGATGCCCAGCGCCGCCATGGCCGAGAACTGAGGCATGTTGTGATCGGACAGTACGACGTCCCAGGAACCCGAGCGCAACGCGGCGCGCAGCCCCTTCTCGTCCTCCACGCGGATCGAGCGCACGGTGTAGCCGGCCTGGCGGAAGCGATGCAGCAGCAGCACCGCGTCGTCCTCGGAGTCCTCGATCAGCAGGACATCGAGCGTGCGCTGGGCGGTCAGAACAGGCGTGACGGGATCGGGCATCGGATCAGGGCCTTCGTCCGCGGCGAACGGCACGCCGCGCTGACGCGCGAAGGCATTGTTGTAGTGCCCTGCAGTTTAATCCATGCACATTGCGCAGCGACAGCGCCGCGACAGGCGACGGCAGCGATATAATCCGCGACTCGCCGCTTTAGCTCAGTTGGTAGAGCAACCGCCTTGTAAGCGGTAGGTCGTCAGTTCGATTCCGACAAGCGGCACCAATAAGGAGAAAGGCCGATTCCTTCGAATCGGCCTTTTTCACATCCGTCGCCGCTGCGGTCAGCAGGGCGCTCAGCTCTTCTGTTCCGGTCCGCGCGCGATCAGCATGTCGGCGACGGTGCGGATCGACGGCCAGTCCTTCATCGCCTCGACGGCCGGCCCGAAGCCGGCGGCG encodes:
- a CDS encoding response regulator; translated protein: MSSIRILIADDHAIVRSGLRQILSDSPDLVVTGEAENGVEAMHKLRDGSFDMVLMDVSMPDRNGIDTLKLVRKEFPKLPVLVLSMHPEDQYAIRALKAGASGYLTKQSAPEQLVTAIRQVASGKKYVSPTLAMELANAITDDSERPPHEKLSDREYQTLVMIASGKTLTQIGEELNLSVKTVSVYRARLLEKMRMKNNAELTHYGLKHGLVD
- a CDS encoding hybrid sensor histidine kinase/response regulator, which codes for MPDPVTPVLTAQRTLDVLLIEDSEDDAVLLLHRFRQAGYTVRSIRVEDEKGLRAALRSGSWDVVLSDHNMPQFSAMAALGILQELGLDLPFIIVSGVIEEDIAVSAMRAGAHDYLSKTNLDRLVPAVEREMREARNRAERHSALDAVRDSEARFRALAANIPGMVFQLLRHDDGGWRFLFVSDGCLALLALKPSELIAQPGRFLEMVLPEDMPELNRAMKQSAQSQSTVNWEGRIRLPDGDVKWVNLRSSPRLLASGVPIWEGIVSNITQSKLTERELRQSRGQLAELSSHLQMAKEEERERIARDIHDELGGLLVALKFEVSLLANKTAADPDAIRARSQSMGKLVDDAITTVGRIARELRPGILKEFGLAPAIESHAEDFSARTGLQCELLCIDHDIEPDEETAIALFRVFQEALTNVSKHAQAHKVEVRLTQEDDDIVLEIADDGRGLAPTDLNKPKSFGLRGIRERVAHLNGRFEASGRDGGGTRLLLRVPACRRTVLEFAR